A region from the Gossypium hirsutum isolate 1008001.06 chromosome A08, Gossypium_hirsutum_v2.1, whole genome shotgun sequence genome encodes:
- the LOC107929629 gene encoding uncharacterized protein: MRCKEHLTDLSSSVGVCATCLRERLLAVVAAQAQAQLARSAESRRKPDPPPLVFPRSVSPYVSRRKFDDDGDNWIHHQRFYSTPQVGPTYGATTNGDFEAARSFTKKNRVSLFSNLFRSRSEEFNSDPNVRYRRDLSDEPSSPSSSPSWFSAFFAVRRKKQQISRATHVEEFGQFGTGDRKSYRITNRGMSPVIVADTGDGCDRLPSGLSPEASPRWKRTPTAARSGVKNVSGLAFCMSPLVRASPNRHWNQKSGLPPDISFTGNGRPTMKPQLATAAGFSANRSRKLADMGTVNYNR, encoded by the coding sequence ATGAGGTGTAAGGAACATTTAACTGACCTCAGTAGCAGCGTCGGCGTCTGCGCCACTTGTCTCCGGGAGCGTCTTCTTGCGGTCGTCGCCGCTCAGGCTCAGGCTCAATTAGCACGCTCTGCTGAGAGTCGTCGGAAACCTGACCCGCCGCCGTTGGTTTTCCCTCGGTCCGTTTCTCCTTACGTCAGTCGACGGAAATTTGACGACGACGGTGACAATTGGATCCACCACCAGCGATTCTACAGCACTCCTCAGGTGGGTCCTACCTACGGAGCCACGACCAACGGGGATTTCGAAGCGGCCCGATCATTCACGAAGAAAAACAGGGTCTCGCTTTTTTCGAATCTGTTCAGGTCGAGATCCGAGGAATTTAATTCGGATCCTAACGTTCGTTATCGTCGGGACTTGTCAGATGAACCGTCCTCGCCCTCGTCATCTCCGTCTTGGTTCTCGGCATTCTTTGCTGTTCGTCGAAAAAAGCAGCAAATTTCGAGAGCAACTCATGTAGAAGAATTCGGCCAATTCGGTACCGGGGACAGGAAATCATACAGGATCACAAATAGAGGAATGTCGCCGGTGATTGTAGCAGATACGGGAGATGGGTGTGATCGATTACCATCGGGACTCTCGCCAGAAGCTTCCCCACGGTGGAAGAGGACACCGACGGCGGCGAGGAGCGGGGTAAAGAACGTATCGGGATTAGCTTTTTGCATGAGCCCGCTGGTGAGGGCGAGTCCGAACCGGCACTGGAACCAGAAGAGCGGTTTGCCGCCTGACATATCATTTACCGGCAATGGTAGGCCGACAATGAAACCCCAGCTAGCCACCGCAGCGGGGTTTTCCGCTAATAGGTCGAGGAAGCTTGCTGATATGGGCACAGTCAATTATAACCGTTAA